The Populus alba chromosome 6, ASM523922v2, whole genome shotgun sequence genome contains a region encoding:
- the LOC140955751 gene encoding 7-deoxyloganetin glucosyltransferase-like produces MPPICVLHHVQSGRLGIPTCTWWDIVVSVMLTSTIESLSSGVPMLCWPFFADQQTNCRYTCSEWGIGMEIDNNVKRDKVEKLVRELMEGEKGKSMKKKAMEWKKLAEEANGPSGSSSMNLDKLVKEVLLS; encoded by the coding sequence ATGCCACCCATTTGTGTCCTCCACCATGTGCAAAGTGGGAGATTAGGTATTCCCACTTGCACATGGTGGGACATTGTTGTCTCCGTAATGCTAACATCAACAATTGAGAGCCTTTCTTCTGGTGTGCCTATGCTTTGTTGGCCATTCTTTGCTGATCAGCAAACAAACTGTAGGTACACATGCTCTGAGTGGGGAATTGGAATGGAGATTGATAACAATGTGAAAAGAGATAAAGTGGAGAAGCTTGTGAGAGAGTTGATGGAGGGAGAGAAAGGTAAGAGCATGAAGAAGAAAGCCATGGAGTGGAAAAAACTAGCAGAGGAGGCCAATGGTCCAAGTGGTTCATCGTCTATGAATTTAGACAAATTGGTGAAGGAGGTGCTTTTgtcgtga